The genome window GCCTCTAGTTTATCCCCATAAAGAAAAGTTTCTGAAGTCTCGTCAGGAAGCAGGTCCCCCAAATTAGAGCCGTATTTCTCTTTCAAAATGCGCCCGATCTCCATGAAGCGTTCAAAGCCTTCCCACACCATTGGCTCTCTCCACACCTCCTGGCCCTGGTGTTCTATAATGTTATAATCTTCTCCTCTGATGGTATCAGACCTAAAGGTGAAAATGATGTGGTCACCCTGGATGTCAGGTAATTCATCCGGGCTTTTGAGACTCAAGCGCCTGAATCTTTCCTTGAAATTAATCTCCCGTAGCTTTGCCTGTCTTTCTTCCTCTGTATCTCTTCTTAATGTAGCGGGGTAACCAAAGGGTGATGAAGATTCCACGATAGCCAGTATTTTGAAACAATCTGGGCATTCCAAATCCATTGCAATCCCACTAGCATTCTGGCAGGTATCCTTACCTAACCCTTTCCAACCACAAGATGGGCAGGTGAAAGAATAGGCTTTATAGTCAGTATATTTGATATGTAACGCCATAGTTAGCAGTAGATGGGGTTGACATGGTAGAAATTATCGGGGTGCAGGCATTGCTCTCCGTTCCATCGGTATGCTACCAGCTTACCCATTTTGGCCACACTATAATCCACGCAGCATACATTCTTTTCGTACACACTCACTTCAGCATCACCTTTTAGCCAGTAGTGCCCAAAGAACACTGGTTTCTCCGTTTCGTGGTATGGTTTATTTTGTCTTGCTAATGTAGTGGGTACTAGATCATCAACTAATGAGTCATAATCCTCCATGCTATACTTTCTGTAGGTAAGGTTCTCGGGGTTCAACCACCATTTGATCCGAAGCTCAGATCTTTTATGACCATCCTTGTCGTAGAAGAATAGTCCTTCTGGCATTTGTAGCTCCTTGCCTTTGAGTGTCACTTCAATAGCATCATACAGTTTGGATTCCTTACTATAGTAACTAAGGAGCTGGTCTGTTAGCCGATCATTATAAAGGGTATCTCTGAGGTACTGAATTTGGTCCTCATCCCAGCAGGCATGTACTACTCTTAAGCCTTTTTCTTCATAGAAGAGCGGGAGTGTCTTGAACCACTCAATGTAGCTCTTATATTCTTCAACATACTCTGCAAATTGATTCAGAGTCTCGTTATGCTGGTGCGTATTCTTTTCAGTACGCTCTCGCATATAGTTGCCGTCAGTATCTAGAGAGTTGAAAAGGATTGCGTTGAATTCATGATTTCCCATTAAGGCAATTGCTTGTTCATGTTCTACCATTGCCTTTATAATAGCCAGTGTTTCCCTTATTTTAGGACCTCTGTCTATGTAATCCCCAACAAAAATAATCTTTCTCTCAGGGTGGCTATAGTATCCCTTGCTGTTGTCATAGCCAAGTTTCTGAAGCAGTTGCTCCAAAGCATCTGCATGGCCGTGAACATCGCCTATAATGTCGTACATGTTTTGTTTGTCTTGTAATAATTGATTACCTGTGCATTCAGCTCAAAGTTGAGTCTAGGTGCTAGGTTTCTACTCTATACACATTTGCAAAAAAACTCTCCTCAGGGGGCAGGTGTATCTGACTTTTGACTTCCCCTTTTTAGACTTTATCTCGTGTTGGCCCTACAAGCATTTCTTTTTGTTATAACTTATTAACCGCTTCGGTACCTGTAGGTGATCTTATCTCAAGCAATTAGGTATATCCAAGTTGTAATATCTTTCTACTAGGATTAGCTGAAGCTTAAAGTTTTATTTTTGCTAACCTAATGACTCAGGTTAGATCTCAGCCATGAAATGAGTAGGTTGTCATGATGTACCTCCAGTAGTACAACTGGTAGATTCAGCTTGTGTTTCATAGGTTAACAGGGGTAATAGGAAGTGTATTAAGTTTTTACTATATTCGATATGCTAAATATACAAAAAGTTTGATTAGGTAGCCAAGCAGTGCAAACTTTTATGTATCATTTAACATCCAATTTTATAGAATATCAAATTAATAAGAATAGAGGTTAAAGCTCAATCATTAAATAACCTAGCAGATAGTTATTAATTTTTATGCAAACTCAAAATGCTACAGAACAATCCTTACCTGATGAACCATCAGGCTTATGGAATTATGAGCACATGTCAGTTGATTTTGATGAGAAGCAGAATCGAAAAGCTTACTGGAAGATAAGAAATGACCCCAATAACTTAAATTTTACTGATGAAGAGGTAAAGAACTTAGTCGCATGGATAAAGCACATGAGTAAACTTGCTCTGGAACTATGGAAACGGATTGATAGTAAGTAAGATAAATTAAGAGAAAGATGAAGGTAGGGGGAAGATTATCATCTAAGCAAATGCTTTTGGATATAGGTGCTATGCGGAAATATGCACTAAAGCTCTTGGAAGAGAACAAGCCATATACGCATCTACTAAAAGAAATTTTGATAGATGATTATTATTATGTAGAAAGTAAGCCGTTGCCTTCTATTAAAGAATTAGTTCAGCGAAGTGTTTAAAGTATAATAAAGTCCGGGATTATATTTTAAAGTTTTATACCGATCTAGTTTTAGATCATGATTCCAGACTAACTCTTTCTTTTCAGAAAGTTAGCTATGTGTTTTACATCAGAGAATTTTGGGGAAATGAGTCACCCCATGTGAAAGTAGACTATATGCCGGTAGTACCTAGGATAGGAGAAGATATTGAGCTATCGTTTTTTAAAGCACATTTAAACATTGCCCACTTCCATGTCGAGCAAGTTCAACCTGACTTTGATCAGGATAGTCAAACTATCTACATTTGGCTAAAGCCTGGCTTAAAGTATGTAAGCTACTGAAAGTTGAAAGATGAGCATAACGGCTAATCTATTAAGCTCAACTTCCTCTATTCGTTTGTTTCAACAGAAATTAGATGAAATGAATACCGATTGCAAATGCCTTAATTCATACTTAAAGGATTTCCTGCAGCAATCAAATCTGTAATTAGTTGACCGGATTGGCCTGACCAAAATTCTTTATCACACACTATTATTAGCTGCTTCTGAGCTCTACTAACGGCTGTGTTCACTAAGTTGAGCCCTTTCGATATAGGTTTTTTGGAATCAACGAACCACATATCATTTGTATCAACCACACTTAGAATAACAGTATGCCATTCCTTTCCTTGTGATCCATGTACCGTTGATAACTTGAGATCGTTTCGTTGTTGAGGCAAGCGCTGACCTAAAAGCTTTAACTGCTTAGAGTAAGGTGTAAGAATTACGAAGTTCTCTTCCTGAGCCTTCACCAGTTGACTCACGATTTGTGTAATTGCCTCCACCTCATTTTTGCTGGTTCTGCTTTTAAAAGCATCGACCTTTTTGGCATCCACAAAAAGGATTTGTGTATCTCCTTGATCCACAGAGGATGTGAAAGAGTCGGCATAAACGTGATGTGCTAAAACTTTTGCTAGAGATCTGCCAAAACGAAAAGTCTCACTAAGCTGAGAGCGTTCCATGGCAGAGCAACTGAGATCTTTGTTATCAAAATAGTCAAGTAATGCCTGATCCTTACTTTGTAGAAACAAAGATTCTACAAAAATGGCTGATTGAGCCCAAATAAAGACATTCTTATAATCAGGATTCTTTTCAATGTCACTGTCATTGATCTCACAAACAGGAGGCAGCTGTTTATGGTCACCTAAGAAGGTAATTGGTACTTTATTATGAAATAGCGTTAGTGCCTTGATAACATTCGCATACCCAGCCTCATCCAGAAAGATATGTGACACGTCTAGCTTTTTATCATGAAAATTTCCGATATAGCTATCCAGGGTACATGCAATTACTTTTACCTCCTTTAATCTTTGTTCAGTAGAGAATGCTGCAATCTTTTCACGCTCATTGTTAAGTCTAGCTAAAGTACTGTTGATTTGATCCTCAGAATAATGTTGGTAATCAGATAAAAATTGGCTATCAACTTCTACTTGTTTCAGCTCCTCTTCCAAAGCTTCTTCAAATTGGTCTTTAACAGCTATGTAATTATTTTCATTTACATGGCTTGCCACTGCTAATAGATTTATCTGCTTCTCTAACTTTTCAAAAATGATTTCTTTTAGCTCAGTTATACTTTCCTCTACACCTTTTAATTCATTGGTGTATTGGTTAATAGCCTGTAGCTGTGGCTGTAATGAATCCTTTAAAGAAATCAGAGTACTTATAGCCTGTTGTGTTCTAACCTCAGCTCGTTCTAACTTTTGCTCTGTTGTGGTAGGTCCTGAGGAGAAAAACTTGTAAAGCTTATTTGTAAATGAATTTACAGAGGCTTTAAGGGCTATTCTTTCTTTATCTACTTTGCTTAATGTTTCTTCTTGTCTGTGTATAGCTATCTCAATAGATTTGCGTTTTAGAGTAGCGTTTTCGAAATTACTTTGTGACTTCTGCTTTTTGTTTTTGTATTTTTTGAACTTGTTGAAGAGGGGTAAGCTTTCTTTTGCTTTTTCAAGTGCTTGTCTGTTTTGCTCATATGCAATTACCCTTTCAAATAAGCTTATCTGATTGTCAATTTCTTCTAGCTTTTTTTGTACTCCCTTCTGTTCACATACATCAGGATAATCTTCAGCAAAATTTTTTGAAGGTGTTCCAAGCCTCAGAACTTGCGTTCTCTCTACCTTAGCTTTGTCCAACATTTTAATTACGCCTCTTAGAACCTGCTCAAGAGCATTATTGGTAGGTGCTAATATGGCAACTCGTTTATTATTTAAAATATAGTGCAGAATTGCGTAGGAGAGTACGAATTGAGTTTTACCGGTGCCTGGCGCTCCCCAAATATAGGAGAAAGGGTTATGAAAGATATTGGACAGAGCTGCTTTTTGGTTTTGTGATGGCTCTAATCCTGGCAAAAACTTGATTTGATTGGAGCTATTTTTTAATACTGAAGCCTTTTGTGGCAAACCGATACCATTCCCATTTTTTTCATACCAAACCTTAACCCTTCGGACTAAAAATTTTAAATCAGACACTACAAATAGATCACCTGCTTTTATAAATCTAAAAACAGTCTGAAGCTCTTTATTAGGCTTGACTAGAAGAAGGTTTTTGTCAGAGTTATACTCTACTACTTTTACTTGAGTTGTATCAAATAAATTGGCTTTGACTTTAAAAAAAATGGATTCTGTATCGAATAACTTTGCCGAAAGCCTAAGCTTAATGTACAAATCCTTTTTAGAATTTATTTCCAGATCAAAGACACTTACTTCCTGAACCCCTTTTTTATGTAGTTCTAGGTACTTTAAATACTTATCAGCACTATCAATACAAGTATTTCTTATCTCCTCTACTTCCATCTTCCAACCTTAAATAAAATGTCAATAGTCAGGCAGAAGTATTACCTAAACTCCAGCCTTACATTATTGTTATCTCAAATTTATGCTATTTTTTATTGTCTTTAAAAGAAAGGTTGGGAATAGCTTTTATTTTTTTTGAGTTTAATGGTTTAAAGGTGATTCAACAGTAGCTTTACAGCTAGGTAATAATAAAGTAGTAGCACTGAAATATCAGAAGATTATAATAGTAATGTCATAGCTTCTTACTATAATGAACGCAGAGTTTAACAAAGAAATGTACTAATATATCTGGATAGCTTATGGCTAGCTTAGAGTGGTTCTACATGTTTTATTTAATTTTTTACTCCTTAGATAACTAAACGTGATTGTCCTGTAATATTTATAAACAGAGAACATAGTTAGTAAGGATAGCACTAGGGAAGAAGGTGTAATAGATTCTGTTGATAAATTATTATTGACTGCTTCTTTGAGACCAGCTATTGGTAGTTAGTATCTTTTTCTTTGCTGA of Pontibacter deserti contains these proteins:
- a CDS encoding DEAD/DEAH box helicase, with the protein product MEVEEIRNTCIDSADKYLKYLELHKKGVQEVSVFDLEINSKKDLYIKLRLSAKLFDTESIFFKVKANLFDTTQVKVVEYNSDKNLLLVKPNKELQTVFRFIKAGDLFVVSDLKFLVRRVKVWYEKNGNGIGLPQKASVLKNSSNQIKFLPGLEPSQNQKAALSNIFHNPFSYIWGAPGTGKTQFVLSYAILHYILNNKRVAILAPTNNALEQVLRGVIKMLDKAKVERTQVLRLGTPSKNFAEDYPDVCEQKGVQKKLEEIDNQISLFERVIAYEQNRQALEKAKESLPLFNKFKKYKNKKQKSQSNFENATLKRKSIEIAIHRQEETLSKVDKERIALKASVNSFTNKLYKFFSSGPTTTEQKLERAEVRTQQAISTLISLKDSLQPQLQAINQYTNELKGVEESITELKEIIFEKLEKQINLLAVASHVNENNYIAVKDQFEEALEEELKQVEVDSQFLSDYQHYSEDQINSTLARLNNEREKIAAFSTEQRLKEVKVIACTLDSYIGNFHDKKLDVSHIFLDEAGYANVIKALTLFHNKVPITFLGDHKQLPPVCEINDSDIEKNPDYKNVFIWAQSAIFVESLFLQSKDQALLDYFDNKDLSCSAMERSQLSETFRFGRSLAKVLAHHVYADSFTSSVDQGDTQILFVDAKKVDAFKSRTSKNEVEAITQIVSQLVKAQEENFVILTPYSKQLKLLGQRLPQQRNDLKLSTVHGSQGKEWHTVILSVVDTNDMWFVDSKKPISKGLNLVNTAVSRAQKQLIIVCDKEFWSGQSGQLITDLIAAGNPLSMN
- a CDS encoding metallophosphoesterase, which produces MYDIIGDVHGHADALEQLLQKLGYDNSKGYYSHPERKIIFVGDYIDRGPKIRETLAIIKAMVEHEQAIALMGNHEFNAILFNSLDTDGNYMRERTEKNTHQHNETLNQFAEYVEEYKSYIEWFKTLPLFYEEKGLRVVHACWDEDQIQYLRDTLYNDRLTDQLLSYYSKESKLYDAIEVTLKGKELQMPEGLFFYDKDGHKRSELRIKWWLNPENLTYRKYSMEDYDSLVDDLVPTTLARQNKPYHETEKPVFFGHYWLKGDAEVSVYEKNVCCVDYSVAKMGKLVAYRWNGEQCLHPDNFYHVNPIYC